The genomic window GCCGGCCAGAGCGCCCCCGGGGGCATGGGTGTCGCCCCCGGCAGGTCGTGAAGATTTATCACGGCCGCAACACTGATCCATAGGGGGTCCACGGAGGAGGCTGTGACACACCCCACAGGAAGAAGCGGACAAACGTCCCATGAGGTGGCAAACGAGGGCGAGTAAGTGACGCGATCGTTATCCGGATTTGAGTGTCCGTTGAGCGAACGCTCGTTCATCGCGGCGCCATGCGCCCGCAAAGCACACAGGCGCCGAGCACACAGGCGCAAAGCGCGGGGCGCACGGCCGCGAGGAAGGGCCGCGGGAGCGGCTACGACATCAGCGTCTCGACGAGCGTCTCCTGGAGCGCCCCGAGCCACAGGTAAGCCATGACCATCGGCTTGCGCGGATCCGAGTCCGGCAGCCGGTACAGGTCACCGCTCTCGTCCTCGTCGGCGACCTCAAGCCGGGTGCCGATGGTCAGTCGCAGGTCGTTCAGCGCGCCCAGCCAGTGCATCGAGTCGTCGGCGGTCAGCTTGAGGACGGCGCCGCCCTCGCCCGTCGCGGTCAGCGCGTCGAGGCTGCGGACGACCGCGAGAGCGTCGTCGCGCTTGCGGGCACGCAGATCGATCTCCGTGTAGCGCCGGAACTCGGAGGAGAACTCGCGCAGTTCGTCGGCGTTGGGGGCGTCCTCGGCCTCCGGATCGCCGTACGCGTCCGGGAAGAGACGAGCCAGGGCCGGGTCGGACGGCGGCTCGCTCGGACCCTCCGAGAAGAGCGCGGCCAGCGGGTCCTCGCCCTTGGCGGGCTCGTCACCCGGGCCGATCAGCTCCAGCAGCTGGACGGCGAGCGAGCGCAGGATGGAGATCTCGACCTCGTCGAGCGCGACGGCCGCGCCGCCTCCCGGCAGCGCCTCGAAGTGTCCCGCCATCACTTGCGTTCCTGGGAGAGCGTCGCCCACAGTCCGTAGCCGTGCATCGCCTGCACGTCGCGCTCCATCTCCTCGCGGGTGCCGCTGGAGACGATCGCGCGGCCCTTGTGGTGGACGTCCAGCATCAGTTTGTGGGCCTTGTCCTTGGAGTAGCCGAAGTAGGCCTGGAAGACGTACGTGACGTAGCTCATCAGATTGACCGGATCGTTGTGGACGATCGTCACCCACGGGACGTCGGGCTCGGGTACGGCGAAGACTTCCTCGGCCGACTGGGTTTCTTCGATCTCTAGGGGCACAGTCACTCCACCCATGCTGCCACCCGAGGGGCCCCGCCGCACAAACGGCTGCCCGGTGCGTTTCGGGAGCGTCCGAGGACATCTCGTCACTCTGACGAGATTAGGTATAGCATCCTGAGCATGGCAGCTCGAGACGAGAGTGCGAGGTTGACCGCTGTGAACGATGCGGATCTGGCTCTGCCGACAGAAGAAGGGCGCGAAGCGCTCCCTCAGAAGGGTGGCGGCGGGAGACGGGTGGGAGTGCCGTCGACCGCGCTCTTCACCGACCAGTACGAGTTCACGATGCTCCAGGCGGCGCTGAAGGCCGGCACGGCCGACCGCCACTCCGTCTTCGAAGTCTTCACGCGAAGGCTGCCCGAGGGCCGCCGCTACGGCGTGGTGGCCGGGATCGGGCGGGTCCTGGACGCCGTGGAGAACTTCCGCTTCGACGAGGGCGTGCTCGGCTACCTCCGGGACCAGCGCATCGTCGACGAGCCGACGCTGCAGTGGCTGTCCGACTACCGCTTCAGCGGCGACATCTGGGGCTATCCGGAGGGCGAGGTCTACTTCCCGGGCTCGCCGGTCCTGCGCGTCGAGGGCTCCTTCGGCGAGTGCGTCCTGCTGGAGACCGTGATCCTGTCGATCCTCAACCACGACTCGGCGATCGCGGCCGCCGCCTCCCGGATGTCGTCCGCCGCGCGCGGGCGCCGGCTCATCGAGATGGGCGCCCGGCGCACGCACGAGCTCGCCGCGGTCGCCTCCTCGCGCGCCGCGTACGTCGGGGGCTTCAACTCCACCTCCGACCTCGCGGCCGGCTTCCGCTACGGCATCCCGACGGTCGGCACCAGCGCCCACGCCTTCACCCTGCTGCACGACAGCGAGCGCGACGCCTTCCGGGCGCAGGTGGAGTCACTCGGACGGGGGACGACCCTGCTCGTCGACACCTATGACGTCGCCGAGGCGGTCCGTACCGCCGTGGAGGTCGCCGGGACGGAGCTCGGCGCCGTCCGCATCGACTCCGGGGACCTGCTGCTCGTCGCCCACCGGGTACGCCAGCAGCTGGACGAGCTGGGCGCGCACGACACGAAGATCGTGGTGACCTCGGACCTGGACGAGTACGCGATCGCCTCGCTCGCCGCGGCGCCCGTGGACGCGTACGGCGTCGGGACCCAGCTGGTCACCGGGAGCGGGCACCCGACCTGCTCCATGGTCTACAAGCTGGTGGCCCGCGCGGACTCGGCCGATGCGGAGGCGCCGCTGACCGCGGTGGCGAAGAAGTCCTCCGGCGGGAAACTGTCCGTGGGGGGCCGCAAGTGGGCCGCCCGCCGGCTCGACGAGGAGGGCTTCGCCGAGGCCGAGGTGCTCGGCACCGGCCCCCTGCCGGAGGGACTCGCGGACCGGCAGCTGCTGGTCGAGCTGGTCAAGGGCGGCGAGGTCGTCGCCCGCGAGCCGCTGGACGCGGCGCGCGAACGGCACATCGCGGCGCGTGCGGGGCTGCCGATCTCGGCGACCCAGCTGTCCCGCGGAGAGCCGGTGATCCCCACGGAGTACCACGTCTGACCCCGCCCCTGGTCCCCGCTGGTCCCCACCCGGAGGTGATCGCCGCACGAGACGCCGGAATCGCTCTTGTGAACCCCAAGTGACCTGGAAGGCAACGACTGCGCCGATAGCAGGCAAATGCCCCCTCCCACAAGGCGGTTGAAGTCTCTACCCTCAGAACATTGCCGCTGGACCGTCCCCCGCCTCCCCCCTCCACCGAAGGACACCCGCCATGCACCGCGCATTGATCGTCGTGGACGTTCAGAACGACTTCTGCGAGGGGGCAGCCTCGCGGTGGCGGGGGGCGCGGACGTCGCCGCCGCCATCACCGACCTGATCGGACAGGCCCCGGCGGGGTACCGCCATGTGGTCGCCACCCGTGATCACCACGTCGACCCGGGTGACCACTTCTCGGAGCACCCGGACTACGTGCGGACCTGGCCGGCGCACTGCGTCGCCGGGACGGAGGGGGTCGGCTTCCATCCGAACTTCGCGCCCGCGGTCGCCAGCGGCGCGATCGACGCGGTCTTCGACAAGGGTGCGTACGCGGCGGCGTACAGCGGCTTCGAGGGGAGCGACGAGAACGGCGAGACGCTGGCGGACTGGCTGCGGGCGCGCACGGTGACCGAGGTCGACGTCGTCGGCATCGCGACCGACCACTGCGTACGGGCGACGGCGCTGGACGCGGCGCGGGAGGGCTTCCGTACGCACGTCCTGCTCGATCTGACCGCCGGGGTCTCCGAGGAGACGACGGACCGGGCGCTGGAGGAGCTCCGCGAGGCGGGTGTGGAGCTGTCGGGCAAGCCGGTGGTGTGACCCGAGGGCCCCGGCCGCCCCGAGCCCGGCGGTATCCGAGCCCGGCGGCATCCGGCCGAGCCCGGCACGATCCGCCAGACAGGCCCTAGGCCCCGCCCGCGGGGCGCAGCAGGGCGCGTATCGGGTGCCAGAGCTCCTGGGTCAGGGGCTCGTGCGTGCGCCAGAGCAGTCCGTCCGGGTGATGCAGCACCGCCGTGATCTCGTCCGGCGTCGGCGGCTCCGCGTTACCGCGCAGGTACACCGCGCGCAGCCCCAGGTTCCGCAGCCGGGTCAGCGCACGGGCCCGGTTCTGTGCGTGGACCAGGATCCGCACCGTGCCGCCGTCGCCGACCGGGCTGGGCAGCCCTATCGCGACCACGACACTGCCTCCTGGCAGTTTGCAGAAACCTCCGCCGGGCATGCCGCATCACTCCCCCGTGAGCTCGCTGTCAATAAGAACTTCTTCAGACGCACCTAAACACGATCGGCCGCCGCCCGCTAGAGGGCGACGGCCGATCACGCGCTGACCTGCGACGATGTGAGCTACTTCGTCGAAGGGCCGACCTTCACGGTGATCGTCTGGCCATTCTTCGGCTCGTCGACGATCGATATCCGAGTGTTGGTGTCAGCAACCTTGACACCGGCGGTCGGGTTCTCCTCGTACCAGTAGACGCCCTTGCGGTCGTCGAAGACCGGGTTGCCTGGGTGGGAACCGATCCGGCGCGCGACGTCCGCCTTGTGCAGCGTGACGGTGTCCGAGGGGACAGTGCTGAAGGTCGAGTCGAACGCCTGGATGCGGTTGCGCATCAGCGTGCCGTCGCCCCACTTCAGCGCCTTGGCGTTGGCGTCGACCGGCAGGACCAGGCCCTGGCCCGGGTGGACGCTGGTGTTGTTGTCCTTCTGGGAGGTGTCCCAGAGCCAGATCAACAGACCGTTCTGGTACGGGTAGTGCTCGACCCAGTTGTCCCTCGGCGCCGTGAAGCCGAAGTTGTACGGGCCAACCTTCAGGGTCTGGTCGTACGAGACGTACTGGCGGTTCTCGGCCAGGTAGTACTGCTCGTACTCGTCCGTGAAGGACTCGCCGATGCGCGAGAAGCCGCTCGCGGTCCACCCGTTGTCGTCGCCCTCGGCGTTGTCACTGAAGAGCGGCGCGCCGTCGGCGCTGACGGTGATGGCGTCGGCCGCGAAGCCCT from Streptomyces formicae includes these protein-coding regions:
- the clpS gene encoding ATP-dependent Clp protease adapter ClpS, which produces MGGVTVPLEIEETQSAEEVFAVPEPDVPWVTIVHNDPVNLMSYVTYVFQAYFGYSKDKAHKLMLDVHHKGRAIVSSGTREEMERDVQAMHGYGLWATLSQERK
- a CDS encoding nicotinate phosphoribosyltransferase; translated protein: MNDADLALPTEEGREALPQKGGGGRRVGVPSTALFTDQYEFTMLQAALKAGTADRHSVFEVFTRRLPEGRRYGVVAGIGRVLDAVENFRFDEGVLGYLRDQRIVDEPTLQWLSDYRFSGDIWGYPEGEVYFPGSPVLRVEGSFGECVLLETVILSILNHDSAIAAAASRMSSAARGRRLIEMGARRTHELAAVASSRAAYVGGFNSTSDLAAGFRYGIPTVGTSAHAFTLLHDSERDAFRAQVESLGRGTTLLVDTYDVAEAVRTAVEVAGTELGAVRIDSGDLLLVAHRVRQQLDELGAHDTKIVVTSDLDEYAIASLAAAPVDAYGVGTQLVTGSGHPTCSMVYKLVARADSADAEAPLTAVAKKSSGGKLSVGGRKWAARRLDEEGFAEAEVLGTGPLPEGLADRQLLVELVKGGEVVAREPLDAARERHIAARAGLPISATQLSRGEPVIPTEYHV
- a CDS encoding DUF2017 domain-containing protein, whose product is MAGHFEALPGGGAAVALDEVEISILRSLAVQLLELIGPGDEPAKGEDPLAALFSEGPSEPPSDPALARLFPDAYGDPEAEDAPNADELREFSSEFRRYTEIDLRARKRDDALAVVRSLDALTATGEGGAVLKLTADDSMHWLGALNDLRLTIGTRLEVADEDESGDLYRLPDSDPRKPMVMAYLWLGALQETLVETLMS